Proteins encoded together in one Bacteroides zoogleoformans window:
- a CDS encoding winged helix-turn-helix transcriptional regulator — MADVKAEYLACPIRQVIGKFGDKWSLLVLYSLYKSERGILRFNELRSHMTDCSQKMLSATLRHLEQSNLIHREVYPVVPPKVEYSLTDTGRSLMPVMMVLIDWAKQHFNDVVTKNIVEGAIDKA, encoded by the coding sequence ATGGCAGATGTAAAAGCAGAATATCTGGCTTGTCCCATCAGGCAGGTCATCGGTAAGTTCGGCGACAAGTGGTCTTTGCTCGTCCTTTATTCACTCTACAAAAGCGAAAGGGGTATTCTGCGGTTCAACGAACTGCGAAGTCACATGACCGACTGTTCTCAGAAGATGCTTTCGGCAACGTTGAGACACCTTGAACAGAGCAATCTTATTCACAGAGAAGTCTATCCCGTTGTCCCACCCAAGGTTGAATATTCCCTTACCGACACCGGACGCTCGCTGATGCCCGTAATGATGGTCCTCATCGACTGGGCAAAACAACACTTCAACGATGTTGTTACAAAAAATATCGTTGAAGGAGCTATTGATAAAGCTTAG
- a CDS encoding epoxyqueuosine reductase QueH → MLKIQTPNGDNRVLLHSCCAPCSSAIIECMLENGIRPTVFYCNPNIYPQEEYEIRKSEAIRFVTSLNLDFVDSDYDHAHWLHTMQGLENEPERGGRCLKCFTLRLTETARYASEHGFSVFTTTLASSRWKSLEQIFEAGRRAAARHPGTFFWEQNWRKGGLQDRRNQLLKEYDFYNQQYCGCEFSIRPAETENQKELHV, encoded by the coding sequence ATGTTGAAAATTCAAACGCCTAACGGAGACAATCGGGTGCTGCTGCACTCATGTTGCGCCCCTTGCTCTTCCGCCATCATCGAGTGCATGCTGGAAAACGGTATCCGCCCCACCGTGTTCTACTGTAATCCCAATATCTATCCGCAGGAGGAATACGAGATAAGAAAGAGCGAGGCGATACGTTTCGTGACCTCCCTGAACCTCGACTTCGTCGATTCCGACTATGACCATGCGCACTGGTTGCACACCATGCAAGGACTGGAGAATGAACCGGAACGCGGCGGTCGTTGTTTGAAGTGCTTCACCCTGCGGCTGACGGAAACCGCCCGCTATGCTTCGGAGCATGGCTTCTCTGTATTCACCACCACCCTTGCCTCCTCGCGGTGGAAAAGTCTGGAGCAAATCTTCGAGGCAGGACGCCGTGCCGCCGCCCGCCATCCCGGCACCTTCTTCTGGGAACAGAATTGGCGGAAAGGCGGATTGCAAGACCGACGGAACCAACTTCTGAAAGAATATGACTTCTACAACCAGCAGTATTGCGGATGCGAGTTCAGCATACGTCCGGCAGAAACAGAGAACCAAAAGGAATTACATGTTTGA
- a CDS encoding helix-turn-helix domain-containing protein has protein sequence MTKEQYEFALARVEELLLVVDDNTPANDKNAVELTVMSDIVIAYEKEHYPIEKPTVAELIELSLEEKGMSQKQLATEIGISPSRVNDYIAGRSEPTLKIARLLCRVLNIPPAAMLGF, from the coding sequence GTGACGAAAGAACAATATGAATTTGCATTGGCAAGAGTAGAGGAACTCCTGCTTGTGGTTGATGACAATACTCCGGCAAACGATAAGAATGCGGTAGAACTCACTGTTATGTCCGACATTGTGATAGCTTACGAAAAAGAACATTATCCGATAGAAAAACCAACTGTTGCAGAACTGATAGAATTATCTCTTGAAGAAAAAGGAATGAGCCAGAAGCAACTGGCTACCGAGATAGGAATAAGCCCTTCACGGGTAAATGATTACATCGCCGGACGTTCAGAACCAACTTTAAAGATAGCCCGCTTGCTTTGCCGAGTATTGAATATACCACCTGCCGCCATGTTGGGCTTTTGA
- a CDS encoding ABC transporter ATP-binding protein yields the protein MLQVENISFSYRQGKKEVLDDFSLSLEKGKVYGLLGKNGAGKSTLLYLMSGLLTPKHGKVMYHDVDVRRRLPITLQDMFLVPEEFELPAISLVSYVELNSPFYPRFSKENMVKYLHYFEMEQDINLGALSMGQKKKVFMSFALATNTSLLLMDEPTNGLDIPGKSQFRKLIASGMSDDKTIVVSTHQVRDIDKILDHVLIMDNRHVMLDASTTDICRKLLFVESDNRELAQKALYALPSVQGNYLMLPNADGEESEINLELLFGAVLSSPGKIADMFHSNSNKQE from the coding sequence ATGCTACAAGTAGAAAACATTTCATTCAGTTATCGTCAAGGCAAGAAAGAGGTGCTGGACGATTTCTCCCTCTCATTGGAGAAAGGCAAGGTTTATGGACTATTGGGCAAGAATGGAGCCGGCAAGTCCACTTTGCTCTATCTGATGAGCGGTTTGCTCACTCCCAAGCACGGGAAAGTGATGTATCACGATGTCGATGTACGTCGTCGGTTGCCCATTACGTTACAGGACATGTTTCTGGTGCCTGAAGAGTTCGAGCTTCCGGCCATTTCCCTTGTCAGCTACGTGGAGCTGAACAGCCCGTTCTATCCGCGTTTCAGCAAAGAAAATATGGTGAAGTACCTGCACTATTTCGAGATGGAGCAGGACATCAACTTGGGCGCACTCTCCATGGGGCAGAAGAAAAAAGTGTTCATGAGCTTTGCTTTAGCCACCAACACTTCGTTGCTACTGATGGACGAACCCACCAATGGGCTCGACATTCCCGGCAAGAGCCAATTCCGCAAACTCATAGCTTCCGGCATGTCGGATGACAAGACGATTGTCGTTTCCACCCACCAAGTAAGGGATATCGACAAGATTCTGGACCATGTGCTCATCATGGACAACAGGCATGTGATGCTCGACGCCTCCACGACCGATATTTGCCGCAAGCTCCTCTTTGTAGAAAGTGACAATCGGGAATTGGCGCAGAAAGCACTGTATGCACTGCCTTCCGTGCAAGGCAACTACCTGATGCTGCCCAATGCAGACGGTGAAGAATCGGAGATAAATCTCGAGCTGCTGTTTGGGGCGGTGCTCTCCTCTCCCGGGAAAATAGCGGATATGTTTCACTCTAACTCTAACAAACAAGAATGA
- a CDS encoding GntR family transcriptional regulator, translated as MNFKESKAIYLQIADRICDEVILGQYREEERIPSVREYAAVVEVNANTVMRSYDYLQTQGIIYIKRGIGYFVATGARGLIHSLRKESFLKEEADYFFKQIHMLGVTEKELTAMYRAYSKKQNK; from the coding sequence ATGAATTTCAAAGAAAGTAAAGCCATCTACCTGCAAATAGCAGACCGCATCTGCGACGAGGTGATTCTCGGACAGTATCGGGAGGAAGAGCGCATTCCCTCGGTGCGTGAGTATGCGGCTGTGGTAGAAGTCAATGCCAATACCGTGATGCGCTCGTACGACTACTTGCAGACGCAAGGCATCATCTACATCAAGCGGGGTATCGGCTACTTCGTGGCAACCGGTGCGCGCGGGCTGATTCATTCCTTGCGAAAAGAATCTTTCCTGAAAGAAGAAGCGGACTACTTCTTCAAACAAATACACATGCTTGGTGTGACCGAGAAAGAACTCACAGCCATGTACCGGGCATATAGTAAGAAACAAAATAAATAA
- a CDS encoding thiamine diphosphokinase, which translates to MESMETWKAEAVVLANGEYPTNRLPLEVLSHASYVACCDGGADEYIRRGNLPDAIIGDGDSLSKENRLRCAQLLHRISDQETNDQTKAVHFLLAQGKQRIAIVGATGKREDHTLGNISLLIDYMRAGADVRTYTDYCVIIPCRDGQTFPCRPQQQVSIINFTACGLHAEGLVYPLSDFTNWWQGTLNECIGTEFSIEAKGEYLVIINH; encoded by the coding sequence ATGGAAAGTATGGAAACTTGGAAAGCGGAAGCGGTGGTTCTGGCAAACGGAGAATATCCTACAAACCGTCTGCCGTTGGAGGTATTGAGCCACGCCTCCTATGTGGCGTGCTGTGACGGGGGGGCCGACGAATATATCCGCAGAGGAAACCTGCCTGACGCGATTATAGGCGATGGAGACTCGCTAAGCAAGGAGAATCGGCTGCGTTGCGCACAACTTCTGCACCGCATCAGCGACCAAGAGACTAACGACCAGACCAAAGCCGTCCACTTTCTACTGGCACAAGGCAAACAGCGCATAGCCATTGTCGGCGCCACCGGAAAACGTGAAGACCACACATTGGGAAATATCAGCCTGCTTATTGATTATATGCGTGCAGGAGCCGATGTACGCACCTATACCGACTACTGTGTCATCATCCCTTGCCGGGATGGCCAAACCTTTCCATGCCGGCCGCAACAGCAAGTATCCATCATCAACTTCACAGCCTGCGGGCTGCACGCCGAAGGATTGGTCTATCCCCTCAGCGACTTCACCAATTGGTGGCAAGGTACACTCAACGAGTGCATCGGTACCGAGTTCTCCATTGAAGCGAAAGGGGAGTATTTAGTGATTATCAATCATTAG
- a CDS encoding IS110 family RNA-guided transposase, translating into MKRVQSNTLDFSGQNIYVGIDVHLKSWSVAILSEHSVLRRFRQDPEPEALHKYLVSNYPGADYFSVYEAGFCGFWIHEKLTDLGINNIVVNPADVPTMSKEKLRKTDAVDCNKLARELRSGSLEGIYVPGTDILEMRSLIRLRNLIVKDSTRAKNRIKSLLRFHGVEIPEEFTRSSIGCWSKRFLNWLHCLELSTEYGKKTLELHLEQFIRLRKMLLQETRAIREISRKAPFDKPIRLLTSVPGIGVTTAATLMVEIDDIVRFSNADHLASFIGLVPMCHSSGDNDNVGDITPRRHFMLRCLLVEAAWVAIRKDPAMTMAYTEYRKRMNPQKAIVKIARRLVNRVYFVLKHEKEYVPCVIK; encoded by the coding sequence ATGAAACGTGTACAAAGTAACACATTAGATTTTAGTGGACAAAATATTTACGTAGGAATTGATGTCCACCTGAAGAGTTGGTCGGTAGCAATCTTATCGGAACATTCAGTACTGAGAAGATTCAGACAAGATCCGGAGCCGGAAGCGTTGCATAAATATTTGGTAAGCAATTATCCGGGTGCCGATTACTTCTCAGTTTATGAAGCCGGTTTCTGTGGCTTCTGGATACACGAGAAGTTGACGGATTTAGGTATCAACAATATAGTGGTCAATCCTGCGGATGTTCCGACGATGAGCAAGGAGAAATTACGTAAGACCGATGCGGTGGATTGCAACAAGCTCGCCCGTGAGTTACGTTCAGGTTCGTTAGAAGGGATATATGTTCCGGGAACTGACATCCTGGAAATGCGCTCTTTGATAAGGCTGAGAAACCTGATAGTAAAAGACAGCACACGTGCCAAGAACCGTATCAAATCATTGCTTCGTTTCCATGGAGTGGAAATACCGGAAGAATTTACCCGGAGTTCAATCGGGTGCTGGTCGAAGCGTTTTCTGAATTGGCTGCACTGCCTTGAACTCTCAACGGAGTATGGAAAGAAAACACTGGAGCTTCACCTTGAGCAGTTCATCCGCTTGAGGAAGATGCTGCTGCAGGAAACACGTGCCATCCGTGAAATATCCCGGAAAGCACCATTCGACAAACCGATACGCCTGCTGACATCCGTTCCGGGTATAGGTGTTACAACCGCCGCTACCCTGATGGTCGAGATTGACGATATTGTCCGTTTCAGCAATGCGGACCATTTAGCCTCTTTCATTGGATTGGTTCCCATGTGTCATTCCAGTGGTGATAATGATAATGTGGGTGACATTACACCCCGTCGGCATTTCATGCTCCGGTGTCTGTTGGTGGAAGCCGCATGGGTTGCCATCCGGAAAGACCCGGCCATGACAATGGCTTATACGGAATACCGGAAACGGATGAATCCGCAAAAGGCTATTGTGAAAATTGCCAGACGGTTAGTGAACAGAGTCTATTTTGTACTTAAACATGAAAAGGAATATGTGCCATGTGTTATCAAATGA
- the pnuC gene encoding nicotinamide riboside transporter PnuC, whose translation MEQTLEIAGTLVGLLYLWLEYRASIYLWIAGIIMPAIYLFVYYEAGLYADFGINIYYLGAAVYGWTMWKYGAFLRRKILRQNVLPSKGSGKEENGVDRKKQELHIAHMPKHYLLPLAIVFAVTLVGIAWILIDFTDSNVPWLDSFTTALSIIGMWMLARKYVEQWWAWIGVDVVSACLYIYKGLDFTAGLYALYAIIAVFGYFKWKRMMSETRN comes from the coding sequence ATGGAGCAGACGCTCGAAATCGCAGGTACCCTTGTCGGGCTGCTCTATCTGTGGTTAGAGTATCGGGCAAGCATCTATCTATGGATAGCAGGCATCATCATGCCTGCCATCTACCTCTTTGTCTACTACGAAGCCGGACTGTATGCCGACTTCGGCATCAACATCTACTACTTGGGAGCTGCCGTTTACGGCTGGACAATGTGGAAATACGGTGCTTTCTTGCGGCGTAAAATTCTACGGCAGAACGTTCTGCCATCAAAAGGTAGTGGTAAAGAAGAGAATGGAGTGGACAGAAAAAAACAGGAACTGCACATAGCCCATATGCCTAAGCATTACTTGCTGCCGCTCGCCATCGTCTTCGCCGTTACTCTTGTCGGCATTGCATGGATATTGATAGACTTCACCGACAGCAATGTTCCTTGGTTAGACTCCTTCACTACCGCACTAAGCATCATCGGCATGTGGATGCTGGCACGCAAATATGTGGAGCAATGGTGGGCGTGGATTGGCGTAGATGTCGTCAGCGCCTGCCTGTATATCTATAAAGGGCTTGATTTTACAGCCGGACTCTATGCGCTTTACGCCATTATAGCTGTCTTCGGGTACTTCAAATGGAAGAGAATGATGAGTGAAACGAGAAATTGA
- a CDS encoding TonB-dependent receptor: MKRHAMAVCLFTVALNVCAQTHEKDSLRVVNLQEVEIISTRATSNTPIAFTNIGKEQLKKQNFGQDLPYLLGMTPSAITTSDAGAGIGYTTLRVRGTDGTRINVTANGVPVNDAESHNVFWVNMPDFASSVKDMQVQRGAGTSTNGAGAFGASINMQTGDFSLAPYAEFSGSYGSFNTHKATVKAGTGLIDGHWSFDVRLSNIGTDGYIDRASVSLNSYYLQGGYYTDNSSIKLITFAGKERTYHAWNYAGKAVMKTFGRRFNSCGYMYIEDKNGNVHRPDIAYDDNLPEAAALLKQGGRFHFYDDQTDNYTQKHYQLLFNHNFTSRWNLNVGLHYTKGDGYYQEYKGRRTLSEYGLAPFTHNGEIMKKSDLVRKKAMDNRFGGGIFSVSYKADRLYASLGGGLNRYDGDHFGKVLWVKNYIGALNPNSDYYRNNAAKNDGNIYLKANYELLDGLSAYLDLQYRHIGYKIDGVNDKYDWTAANPGMQKLNINEKFDFFNPKAGLSWQIDRNSRLYGSFSVAHKEPTRNNYTDGYFNNHPKAERLFDYELGYTFANSWLHAGVNLYCMDYKDQLVLTGELNEIGEAMANNVPDSYRMGIELMAGIKLNGGFRWDVNATLSKNRIKNFTETLFKDEKVGTEAWVIKHGDTPIAFSPGLLLNNRFGYTHKGFEVSLLSQYVGKQYMSNAKQEDCTLDAYFVSNLHLSYTFKLPKVKSITVGCTVYNLFNEEYENNGYAGSGYSLDKQNNKVRYNYAGYAAQAGTNILGHISIGF, from the coding sequence ATGAAGAGACATGCGATGGCAGTCTGCCTGTTCACGGTAGCGCTGAACGTCTGCGCACAGACTCACGAGAAGGACAGTCTGCGCGTAGTGAACCTGCAAGAAGTGGAAATCATCTCCACACGTGCCACAAGCAATACACCGATAGCTTTCACCAATATCGGAAAAGAACAACTGAAGAAACAGAACTTCGGACAAGATCTGCCCTATCTGCTCGGCATGACACCCTCTGCCATCACCACCAGCGATGCCGGAGCGGGAATCGGATATACCACGTTGCGGGTACGCGGCACGGACGGGACACGCATCAACGTCACCGCCAACGGAGTGCCCGTCAATGATGCGGAGAGCCACAACGTCTTCTGGGTGAATATGCCGGACTTTGCATCCTCGGTCAAAGACATGCAGGTGCAACGCGGTGCAGGTACATCGACCAACGGTGCCGGGGCTTTCGGTGCCAGCATCAATATGCAGACGGGCGACTTCTCACTGGCACCATATGCCGAATTCAGCGGTTCGTACGGCTCGTTCAATACCCACAAAGCAACCGTAAAAGCCGGAACGGGACTGATTGACGGGCATTGGTCGTTCGACGTACGTCTCTCCAACATCGGCACAGACGGTTACATAGACAGGGCTTCCGTGTCTTTGAACTCTTATTACCTGCAAGGAGGATATTATACCGACAACAGCTCCATCAAGCTGATTACATTTGCCGGTAAGGAGCGTACCTATCACGCCTGGAACTATGCCGGCAAGGCAGTCATGAAGACCTTTGGGCGCCGCTTCAATTCGTGCGGATACATGTATATCGAAGACAAAAACGGCAACGTACACCGGCCCGACATAGCCTATGACGACAACCTGCCCGAGGCTGCCGCATTGCTGAAACAGGGCGGAAGATTCCATTTCTACGACGACCAGACCGATAACTACACGCAGAAACACTACCAGTTGCTGTTCAACCATAACTTCACTTCACGATGGAATCTGAACGTCGGCCTGCACTACACCAAAGGCGACGGCTATTATCAGGAATACAAAGGCAGACGTACACTCTCTGAATATGGCTTGGCGCCTTTTACGCACAATGGGGAAATCATGAAAAAAAGCGACCTTGTACGCAAAAAGGCAATGGACAATCGGTTTGGAGGCGGCATCTTCTCCGTCAGCTACAAAGCCGACCGCCTGTATGCTTCATTAGGCGGCGGTCTGAACCGATACGACGGCGACCATTTCGGCAAAGTGCTTTGGGTGAAGAACTACATCGGAGCGTTGAACCCTAACAGCGACTACTACCGTAACAATGCCGCGAAGAACGACGGCAACATCTATCTGAAAGCAAATTACGAGCTCTTGGATGGACTCAGTGCCTACCTCGACCTTCAATACCGTCACATCGGCTATAAGATAGACGGGGTGAACGACAAATACGATTGGACAGCCGCTAATCCCGGCATGCAGAAGCTGAATATCAATGAAAAGTTCGACTTCTTCAATCCCAAGGCGGGCCTTTCTTGGCAGATAGACCGAAACAGCCGCTTGTACGGTTCGTTCAGCGTGGCCCATAAAGAGCCTACACGCAACAACTATACCGACGGATACTTCAACAACCACCCTAAAGCCGAACGTCTGTTCGACTACGAACTGGGATACACCTTTGCCAACTCATGGTTGCACGCAGGCGTCAACCTCTATTGCATGGACTACAAAGACCAGTTGGTGCTGACCGGAGAGTTGAACGAAATAGGCGAGGCGATGGCAAACAATGTTCCGGACAGTTATCGCATGGGCATCGAACTGATGGCAGGCATCAAACTGAATGGTGGTTTCCGGTGGGATGTCAATGCTACACTGAGCAAAAACCGCATAAAGAACTTTACCGAGACATTATTCAAAGACGAGAAGGTGGGCACCGAAGCATGGGTCATCAAGCATGGCGACACGCCTATAGCTTTTTCTCCAGGGCTTCTTCTGAACAACCGCTTCGGCTATACACACAAAGGTTTTGAGGTTTCCTTGCTGTCGCAATACGTAGGCAAGCAATACATGAGTAACGCCAAGCAGGAAGATTGCACGTTAGATGCTTATTTTGTCAGCAATCTGCATCTTTCCTACACGTTCAAGCTGCCTAAGGTGAAATCCATTACCGTGGGCTGCACCGTCTATAACCTCTTCAATGAAGAGTACGAGAACAACGGCTATGCCGGCAGCGGCTACAGCCTTGATAAACAGAACAACAAGGTGCGTTACAACTATGCAGGCTATGCCGCACAGGCCGGCACCAACATTCTGGGGCATATTTCAATAGGTTTCTGA
- a CDS encoding mechanosensitive ion channel family protein: protein MLLSLLLAVITDQTAEVNFGELQYFVEKMIGWGIDIGGRIISAAFIFIIGRLLISFIKKFIAKVMLKRRIDAGIQSFVKSLVNILLTVLLIVAVIGKLGIETTSFAALLASAGVAIGMALSGNLQNFAGGLVVLFLRPYKVGDWIESQGVSGTVREIQIFHTILTTGDNKVIYIPNGALSSGTVINYNKEGTRRVEWIIGVEYGEDYDKVEATIRRILAADERILSSPEPFLALHALADSSVNVVVRVWVKSQDYWAVYFDLNKNIYSEFNKEGIGIPFPQLTVHQAKD, encoded by the coding sequence ATGTTGTTATCTTTGTTGTTGGCGGTTATTACCGACCAAACTGCCGAAGTGAATTTCGGCGAGTTGCAATATTTTGTGGAAAAAATGATAGGTTGGGGCATAGATATCGGCGGACGTATCATCAGTGCCGCATTTATCTTTATTATCGGCCGTCTCCTGATTTCTTTCATCAAGAAGTTCATAGCCAAAGTCATGCTGAAGAGACGCATTGATGCCGGCATTCAGAGTTTCGTGAAGAGTCTGGTCAATATTCTGTTGACGGTATTGCTGATAGTGGCAGTCATCGGAAAGTTGGGAATAGAGACTACTTCGTTTGCCGCTTTGCTGGCTTCGGCCGGTGTGGCCATCGGTATGGCTCTGTCCGGCAATTTGCAGAATTTTGCCGGAGGTCTGGTCGTTCTGTTTCTTCGTCCCTATAAAGTGGGCGATTGGATTGAAAGTCAGGGCGTATCGGGCACGGTGCGCGAAATCCAGATTTTTCATACGATTCTTACCACAGGCGACAACAAAGTGATATACATCCCCAACGGAGCTCTGAGCAGCGGCACGGTGATCAACTATAACAAGGAAGGCACTCGTCGTGTGGAATGGATTATCGGCGTGGAGTATGGTGAAGACTACGATAAAGTGGAAGCAACGATACGTCGTATTCTTGCAGCCGACGAACGCATACTGAGTTCTCCCGAACCTTTCCTGGCTCTCCACGCCTTGGCGGATAGCAGTGTGAATGTCGTTGTACGCGTTTGGGTGAAGAGCCAAGACTATTGGGCTGTTTATTTTGACCTGAATAAGAATATCTATTCTGAATTCAATAAAGAGGGCATCGGTATTCCGTTCCCGCAGTTGACAGTGCATCAGGCAAAAGATTGA
- a CDS encoding polysaccharide lyase family 8 super-sandwich domain-containing protein: MKRAFICPMNRITVTVIAVFFLFLPAAQAQEITFAEKEHDLGWIDESEGDACYDFRFINTGSEPLVIKQVITGCGCTSAKWKDKPYRPGEKGVIRITYHPEGRKAELFSIPTEVFANRKGGPVTLTLTGKVRLAHHPYINHFDPDKGKKADYKPAQPKDDYELVLQRVRQRLYESTPIDILNKNVTDLMKQLTPDGKWPQIDYKCFFRTNWEPQEHLNRVRRMLTAYTCPESSLYGNQVLYRAISRALLTWKECRPASYNWWYNDISVPKMLADILALHEAAPVKVAPAIIQSLMETMAKSDPRKWTGANKQDIAMHHMIRGCVLKNDSIVKTNVGEFFQPVCITDFEGIREDLSYQQHGNQLYIGGYGTVFVNNMALVAPLFAGTRYAMSEEQTRLFSEFVRGTYLNVFRSRYMDFSVCGRSVSRKNILDFGDYADLFKKMKQLDPAHAEEYDAAARRFAAKEPARGRSNRNKFYEYSDYMLHNRKHYDFSVRAVSTRTCRSESGNGENLLGTYLSEGATNIRVAGDEYLNIFGVWEWDKIPGTTAPAGETKNHNEWGVKGVADFVGGVSDGMYGVMAYAMNDYGTRANKGWFMFDNEIVCLGSGIAGGAGREVNTSVNQCHLVGDVYTLSNGQLSKIAPEDNPVETSYQGWIWHDKVGYCFPDGAAVHLKHGNQSGKWSRINFNQSGETETLPVFNLWISHGSNPRQGRYAYILLPGVASPASLKAYDINAIRLESHTAELQAVTHVKSGVTQAIFFAPGKLNCGDYMIEAEKPCVIMMKRNGTDAPDIQVSDPTRKTVFEVGREVKLKAIGTDLVE, translated from the coding sequence ATGAAAAGAGCTTTTATTTGCCCGATGAACAGAATCACCGTTACCGTCATTGCCGTTTTCTTTCTCTTCCTGCCTGCCGCTCAGGCGCAGGAGATTACTTTTGCGGAAAAGGAACACGACCTCGGGTGGATAGACGAATCGGAAGGCGATGCCTGCTACGACTTCCGTTTTATCAACACGGGCAGTGAACCGCTCGTCATCAAGCAAGTGATAACAGGGTGTGGATGCACCTCCGCCAAATGGAAAGACAAACCCTACAGGCCCGGTGAGAAAGGCGTCATTCGCATCACCTACCATCCGGAAGGACGGAAGGCCGAACTCTTCAGCATCCCTACCGAGGTATTTGCCAACCGGAAAGGAGGCCCCGTTACACTGACTCTTACCGGCAAAGTGAGGCTCGCCCATCATCCCTATATCAACCACTTCGACCCCGATAAGGGAAAGAAAGCCGACTACAAACCTGCGCAACCGAAAGACGACTACGAGTTGGTGTTGCAGCGTGTCCGCCAAAGATTATACGAAAGCACCCCGATAGATATCTTGAACAAGAACGTCACCGACTTGATGAAACAGCTGACACCCGACGGCAAGTGGCCGCAGATAGATTATAAGTGCTTCTTCCGTACCAATTGGGAACCGCAGGAACACTTGAACCGCGTGCGGCGCATGCTCACGGCATATACCTGCCCCGAATCTTCCCTGTATGGCAACCAAGTGCTCTATCGTGCCATCAGTCGTGCGCTGCTGACGTGGAAAGAGTGCAGGCCCGCTTCCTATAACTGGTGGTATAACGACATATCGGTGCCTAAGATGCTGGCCGACATCCTCGCTTTGCACGAAGCGGCACCCGTAAAGGTGGCGCCCGCCATTATACAAAGCTTGATGGAGACGATGGCCAAAAGCGATCCGCGCAAGTGGACCGGAGCCAATAAACAAGACATCGCCATGCACCACATGATTCGCGGCTGTGTGTTGAAGAACGACAGCATCGTAAAGACCAACGTCGGCGAGTTCTTCCAACCGGTGTGCATCACCGACTTCGAAGGCATCCGCGAAGACCTTTCCTATCAGCAGCATGGCAATCAGCTCTATATCGGAGGCTACGGCACGGTGTTCGTCAATAACATGGCCCTCGTTGCTCCGCTCTTTGCCGGCACACGCTATGCGATGAGCGAAGAACAGACACGCCTATTCTCCGAGTTCGTGCGTGGCACTTACCTGAATGTGTTCCGCTCGCGCTACATGGACTTCAGCGTGTGCGGACGAAGCGTAAGCCGGAAGAACATCCTCGACTTCGGCGACTATGCCGACTTGTTCAAGAAGATGAAGCAGCTTGACCCTGCTCATGCGGAGGAGTATGACGCTGCCGCCCGCCGTTTTGCGGCCAAAGAACCGGCCCGCGGACGTAGCAACCGCAACAAGTTTTACGAATATTCGGACTACATGCTGCATAACCGCAAGCATTACGATTTCTCGGTGCGCGCCGTTTCCACACGCACCTGCCGTTCGGAAAGCGGTAACGGCGAAAATCTTCTGGGCACTTACCTCAGCGAAGGAGCCACGAACATCCGCGTGGCTGGAGACGAATACCTCAATATCTTCGGCGTGTGGGAGTGGGACAAGATTCCGGGAACAACCGCTCCGGCAGGCGAAACGAAGAACCACAACGAGTGGGGCGTGAAAGGAGTGGCAGACTTCGTGGGCGGTGTGTCCGACGGTATGTACGGTGTCATGGCCTATGCCATGAATGATTATGGCACGCGGGCCAACAAAGGATGGTTTATGTTCGATAATGAGATTGTATGCCTCGGCTCGGGTATTGCCGGAGGTGCCGGGCGCGAGGTGAACACTTCCGTCAACCAGTGTCATCTGGTGGGCGATGTATATACCCTCTCCAACGGGCAGCTCTCCAAGATAGCTCCCGAGGATAACCCCGTTGAAACCTCTTACCAAGGATGGATCTGGCACGATAAGGTGGGCTACTGCTTTCCTGATGGCGCGGCCGTGCACTTGAAGCATGGCAATCAATCGGGCAAATGGTCGAGGATCAACTTCAATCAGTCGGGCGAAACCGAAACATTGCCCGTATTCAACCTGTGGATATCGCACGGAAGCAATCCACGGCAAGGCCGGTACGCCTACATACTTCTTCCGGGTGTAGCATCTCCCGCATCGCTGAAAGCTTATGACATCAATGCCATACGGCTGGAAAGCCACACGGCGGAATTGCAGGCAGTGACCCATGTGAAGTCGGGCGTCACACAAGCCATCTTCTTCGCTCCCGGCAAGCTGAATTGCGGCGATTATATGATTGAAGCCGAAAAGCCTTGTGTGATTATGATGAAACGAAACGGCACGGATGCGCCGGATATACAGGTGTCCGATCCCACCCGGAAAACCGTCTTCGAGGTGGGAAGGGAAGTTAAGCTGAAAGCAATAGGCACGGACCTCGTGGAGTGA